A single region of the Lotus japonicus ecotype B-129 chromosome 4, LjGifu_v1.2 genome encodes:
- the LOC130711177 gene encoding uncharacterized protein LOC130711177: MSTQTSQPEKLSSSVATVASCRKKKSEEATFLEDVKDHIDEFINASMDEHKTCFKKTIQKMFGLSKAVAEKNSNAVKEVESSLPLQTTVQD; encoded by the exons ATGAGCACTCAGACAAGCCAACCTGAAAAGCTGTCTTCATCGGTTGCCACTGTTGCTTCATGTCGAAAGAAGAAGAGTGAAGAAGCCACTTTCTTGGAGGATGTAAAGGATCACATTGACGAGTTTATTAATGCTTCTATGGATGAACACAAAACCTGCTTTAAGAAGACAATTCAGAAG ATGTTTGGTTTGTCCAAGGCAGTTGCAGAAAAGAACTCCAATGCTGTGAAAGAAGTTGAAAGTTCTCTGCCTCTTCAGACAACCGTACAAGATTAA
- the LOC130711176 gene encoding tubulin-folding cofactor C codes for MDDDGIEKLTVSDDGEAEAALQKKHLSMLERLSKRHQQQPRSDTSGSSLDSTSSFLSRFSDLKASIDSRLAESQSISSDPSQLKTHFNDITASISDLEKLVAENSYLLPSYDVRSSLKTVSDLKRSLDSLSSELIPKKKFSFKSKNATAKRDKDSVVPEPKQTPPPDRDSVKSSFVPRDSPGFRNETGRVLVEEFRGSEVGEFTVSDLDSCEVRIIGCVRALFVHRLKNCRVYVGPVTGSVLIEGVEGCVFALASHQIRIHGARGSDFYLRVRSRPIIEDSNGVRFAPYCLSYQGIEEDLRGAGLDAETGNWANVDDFKWLRAVQSPNWSILPEDERIGIVDISNSENGKEEI; via the coding sequence ATGGACGACGACGGGATCGAGAAGCTAACCGTCTCCGACGACGGAGAAGCAGAAGCAGCGTTACAGAAAAAGCACTTATCAATGCTCGAGCGTCTCTCCAAACGCCACCAACAACAACCGCGTTCAGACACCTCCGGTTCCTCCCTCgactccacctcctccttcctctCACGCTTCTCCGATCTCAAAGCCTCCATCGACTCTCGCCTCGCCGAGTCCCAATCCATCTCCTCCGATCCTTCTCAGCTCAAAACGCACTTCAACGACATCACCGCCTCGATCTCCGATTTGGAAAAGCTCGTCGCTGAAAACTCGTATCTCCTCCCCTCTTACGACGTCCGGTCCTCCCTCAAAACCGTCTCCGATCTCAAACGCAGCCTCGACAGCCTCTCATCGGAGCTAATCCCGAAGAAGAAGTTCTCGTTCAAGAGCAAGAACGCCACCGCCAAGAGAGATAAGGATTCCGTTGTTCCAGAACCCAAACAAACACCACCTCCGGATCGCGATTCTGTGAAATCGAGCTTCGTGCCGCGTGATTCGCCGGGGTTTAGGAACGAAACGGGTAGGGTTTTGGTTGAGGAGTTCAGGGGATCAGAGGTTGGGGAGTTCACAGTTTCAGATCTTGATTCCTGCGAGGTGAGGATAATTGGTTGCGTGAGGGCGCTTTTCGTGCACAGGTTGAAGAATTGTAGGGTTTACGTCGGGCCGGTGACGGGGTCGGTTCTCATTGAGGGGGTTGAGGGTTGTGTGTTCGCGTTGGCGTCGCATCAGATTCGGATTCACGGTGCCAGGGGGAGTGATTTCTACCTTAGGGTTAGGAGCAGGCCTATAATCGAGGATAGTAATGGTGTGAGGTTCGCGCCGTATTGTTTGAGCTACCAGGGGATCGAAGAAGATCTTCGCGGTGCTGGTCTCGATGCTGAGACCGGAAATTGGGCCAATGTGGATGATTTCAAGTGGCTGCGCGCGGTGCAGTCTCCGAATTGGTCAATTTTGCCGGAGGACGAGAGGATTGGGATTGTTGATATATCCAATTCGGAAAATGGGAAGGAGGAAATTTGA
- the LOC130713984 gene encoding 50S ribosomal protein L29, chloroplastic, whose protein sequence is MLSLSVASPSSSTVSFLPKPLPFKSSFNGNQLRHSATCSIPATKRTVSVVMMAKREVELKAIREMTTEQIEEEVIDLKGELFMLRLQKSARNEFKPSDFGTMRKRIARMLTVKREREIEAGIGKRLSRKLDKKWKRSIVVRPPPSLKKLQEEEAAAEAAEAEKAA, encoded by the exons ATGTTGAGCCTCTCCGttgcttctccttcttcttccaccGTTTCCTTTCTCCCAAAACCTTTACCATTCAAATCCTCCTTCAATGGCAATCAGCTCCGTCACTCTGCCACCTGCTCCATCCCCGCCACCAAACGCACCGTTTCGGTGGTGATGATGGCAAAAAGAGAAGTGGAATTGAAGGCAATCAGAGAGATGACCACCGAGCAAATCGAGGAAGAGGTTATCGACCTTAAGGGTGAGCTTTTCATGCTTCGCCTTCAGAAATCCGCTCGTAACGAGTTCAAACCCAGTGACTTCGGTACTATGCGCAAGAGG ATTGCTCGCATGCTTACTGTGAAGCGGGAAAGAGAGATCGAGGCGGGTATTGGTAAGAGGTTGTCCAGAAAGCTTGATAAAAAATGGAAGAGAAGCATTGTTGTAAGACCACCTCCATCTCTAAAGAAGCTTCAGGAGGAAGAAGCAGCTGCAGAAGCTGCGGAAGCTGAAAAGGCTGCATGA